In Janthinobacterium agaricidamnosum NBRC 102515 = DSM 9628, the DNA window CGACGAGGCGATCGCCAAGGCGGTGCGCAATCTCGAATCGCTGGGCTTGCGGGTCAGGCTGGGCCGGCATTTGCGCGCCGTGCACGGCAACTATGCCGGCTCGGTGCAGCAGCGGCTGGACGACTTGCACGCCATGTTTGCCGACCCGCAAGTCAAGGCGATCTGGGCGATTCGCGGCGGCTCGGGCGCGATTGCGCTGCTGTCGAGGATAGACTACCGGCTGATTGCGCGTAATCCGAAGATCTTCATCGGTTATTCCGATATTACCGCGCTGCACCTGGCGTTCCAGCGGCATACCGGCCTGGTCACCTTCCACGGCCCGGTGGCGTCGTCGACGCTTTCCGATTATTCGTTGACCCATTTGCTCGGCGTGCTGATGGCGCCGCAGGATCACTACACGATCCCGATGGCGCTGGAAAACCAGCGCAAGGCTGAAGCGGAGCCGCATTACCTGGTGCGCACCGTGCAGGGCGGCATGGCGACCGGACGCTTGACCGGCGGCAATCTGAGCATGGTCAGCGCGCTGGCCGGCACGCCGTATGCGGCCGATTTCCGCGACAGCATCCTGTTTCTGGAAGATGTCAACGAAGCGCCGTACCGGATCGACCGCATGATGGCCCAGCTCGACCTGAGCCAGGGTTTCCGCCACGCGGCGGCGTTGATGCTGGGTATCTTCGAACATTGCGAAGCGGCCGATGGCGACGTTTCGCTGACCCTGAACGACACCGTCGACCAGCATTTGCAGCCGCTGGCCGTGCCGGCCGTGGCCGGTTATTCCTTCGGCCATATCCGCGATCAGTTCACTTTGCCGATGGGGATCATGGCGCGCCTTGATGCAGCAAGCCAGACGCTGACCTTGCTGGAGCCGGCCGTGGTGTGAGGTTTCCAGCATGGGCTGGCGCACGCGTATCAACGCATGTTAAAAGCATGACAGGTAGAATAGGCCAGGCAGCGGAGTTACCGCATCCCCGACCCTGGACGACCACCATGTTAATGATTAATCGCCGGGCAAGCGCCTATATCGTCAGCCATCCGCTGGCATTCACCTTGCAAACGTTGAAAGGCTTCCGCGCCAACCAGGGCCTGCTGCTGGCCGGCGCCGTCGCTTATTATTCCTTGCTGTCGATCGTGCCCTTGCTGATGCTGGTGGTGGTGGCCTTGTCGCATGTCATCGATGAACAGGAATTGCTGGCTACCATAGGGCATTACCTGGAATGGCTGGTGCCGGGGCAATCGACAGCCATCGTCAACGAAGTCGGACAATTCCTGACGCACCGCGACGTGATCGGCTGGGTCTTGCTGGTGACCATGCTGTTTTTCAGTTCGCTGGCCTTCACCGTGCTGGAAAACGCCATGAGCGTGATC includes these proteins:
- a CDS encoding S66 peptidase family protein, with product MHIPLPRPVKPARLRQGDLVAIIAPSGRTDDEAIAKAVRNLESLGLRVRLGRHLRAVHGNYAGSVQQRLDDLHAMFADPQVKAIWAIRGGSGAIALLSRIDYRLIARNPKIFIGYSDITALHLAFQRHTGLVTFHGPVASSTLSDYSLTHLLGVLMAPQDHYTIPMALENQRKAEAEPHYLVRTVQGGMATGRLTGGNLSMVSALAGTPYAADFRDSILFLEDVNEAPYRIDRMMAQLDLSQGFRHAAALMLGIFEHCEAADGDVSLTLNDTVDQHLQPLAVPAVAGYSFGHIRDQFTLPMGIMARLDAASQTLTLLEPAVV